ACGCTGACTACTGCTTGCAACCTGACTACGCGTATTGGGCAAACACCATACTTCATTTGCTTGATGCTCAGCATTGTCCATATATGTTTCGATGTTGGTTGCCAATATTATCTCCCCGCCTACCTGTAAGCGTGACAGTAAAAACTCAAAAAACGGCATATTAAGCCATTGTTGATTGGGATTGTGCTGTTCAGGATTGGGATATAAGATATAGATACTATCGATACTGTTTGGCGCAATTGCATGTACGATCCATGCAATTGCATCAGCATGAATAGCGGTCAAATTGGCAGAATTCTGCTGCGCTGCCAATTTTTTAAATGCCTCAAACTTATTGCGAGTACGCTCAATCGCAATCAGATGCTTATCAGGATTTTGCATGGCAAAGCTTAAGGCATGCTTGCCCTTCCCTGCGCCAATCTCCAAAACGAGTGATGATTTAGGTTTAAGTGCTGCGTCTGGCATCAAAAAATCACGTGGTGCTGAGAGTCGTTGAGGTTGAAATGCCCGCTCTTGCTGATGTGAAAGCTCAAGGTTGTCAGTCATTTGCTGTCCTTAAAGTATTTGTCATTTGTCATTATTCGGCTGCATGCTATTATATAGTCAATGCAACCCAATAGTAATATCGCGATATCGATTACTCATCGACAGATAGCTTTCTCAATCAGATTAATAGAGCAATGATTTGAAAATCAATTACTGCTTACTTTTTGAGGATACTTTGTT
The window above is part of the Psychrobacter cryohalolentis K5 genome. Proteins encoded here:
- a CDS encoding methyltransferase domain-containing protein codes for the protein MTDNLELSHQQERAFQPQRLSAPRDFLMPDAALKPKSSLVLEIGAGKGKHALSFAMQNPDKHLIAIERTRNKFEAFKKLAAQQNSANLTAIHADAIAWIVHAIAPNSIDSIYILYPNPEQHNPNQQWLNMPFFEFLLSRLQVGGEIILATNIETYMDNAEHQANEVWCLPNTRSQVASSSQRTHFEVKYLARQETCWELNMKKPEGYQTRFDKWMIADVSI